The segment ATCGACATCCATCGACACGATGTCCCGATCCCGGTGCAGGCTGTTGCCGCAGTTGTTCACCAGCGCGTCCACTGTTCCGAAGGCAGCCGCTGCAGCCTGCACCAGCGCGCGCACATCGTCTTCCCGCGTGATGTCGGCGCGGACCGCGATCGCTTCACCGCCAGCCCCACGCACCTGATCGAGAGTCTGCTCCAGGTTGCCCGCGTGGATGTCGCTGACCACCACGCGGGCACCCGCCGCGGCCAGAACCAGCGCCGTCGGGCGGCCGATGCCGCCGCCGGCACCGGTGAGGATGACCGACTTGCCTTCCAGCGGCTTCATTGCCCCTGCTCCGGACCTGCGTGCCGGGTCTGGTCCCGGCCGCGGTCGAACACGCCTTCCCGACGCGCGGCGATGTCGGCAACCGAGATCTGCCGTGCCGACTCGATGCCTGCCAGCTTCTCTGCCTTCAGTGCAGCGGGCACGTGCATGCCGTAGCCGTCGTCGATCAGCTTCTTGTAGCCCTTCAGCACATGCGGCACACAACTGGCCATCTGGCGTGCGAGCTCCATGCAGGTCGGCAGCAGTTCCTCGGGCTGCACCACGCGGTTGACCAGCCCCCACTCGCAGGCCTGCGCCGCGGTAACGGTGTTGCCGGTAAAGCTGATTTCCTTTGCGCGATTGATGCCGATCAGGCGCGGCAGGCGCACCGACAGCCCCCATCCGGGCAGGATGCCGACCCGGGCGTGCGTATCGGCGAACTTCGCGCTGGTCGAGGCAATGATGAAGTCGCAGGCGAGCGCGAGTTCGAAACCCGCGGTGATGGCATGGCCGTTCACGGCGGCAATCACCGGCCCGTCGAATTCCGCGATGGCCTCGGCCATGTCCTGGCCCTCGACGCTCTTGTCGAAGCCCGAGGCGTCGGCACCGCCGCTGCTCAGCTCCTTCAGGTCCATGCCGGCACAGAACGCACGGCCGGCTCCGGTAACGATCGCAACCAGGATCTGCGGATCGGCCTTCAGCTCACGGAACGCCTTGCCCAGCGCCACACGCAGTTCGGCGGAAAAGGCGTTCATCGCGTCGGGCCGATTGAGGGTCACCGTGGCGACGGGCCCATCCTTCTGCACCAGCAATACGGGTTCGGACATCGGAGGCTCCTGCGGCTGCTTGACTGTGTCCGGGCAGTATCGCAGAGCGGGCGTTACGCTGTCGCCGCCTTCAGATCAGGTAGGCCGTAGGGGCGAGCCGCCGCTCGCCCGTACAAATCGCCGCTCGCTCGTACGGGCGAGCGGCCGCTCGCCCCTACAGCCGATCGATCGGGGGTGCCGCGTACGGGCGAGCGGCCGCTCGCCCCTACAGACAAATGGCCGCTCGCTCGTACGGGCGAGCGGCCGCTCGCCCCTACGCCCCTGCGATTGCAACCGGATCGTCATTCATGCCGTCCTCGAGCGACGTGCACCTCACAGAAGCGGCGAATCGCAGCCCACGCTGCCTGTGCCTCCTCGACCCCGCTGTTCACCAGGCCGTGCCAGCCGTGAATCATGCCGGGCCAGCTCTCCAGCGTCACCGCCACACCGGCACGGGCTGCGGCCAGCGCGACCTTCAGCACACCCTCGCGCACGGTGTCGAACTGCGCCATCTGCAGGTACAGCGGCGGCAACCCGTGCAGCGCAGCGTACGCAGGCGACACCCGCGGGTCGTCCAGCGCCAGGCGGCCCGCAAGGTAATCACGCGCACGGTTGCGCACCCACTCCGGCGTCAGGAAGGGATCACGCTCATCGAAGGTCGGGCCGGCCACCGACAGGTCGAACCAACCCGTCAGCGACACGAACGCCGCAGGCATCGGCAATCCCGCATCGCGCGCACGCAGCAGCATCGAAAGCCCCAGGCTGCCGCCACACGACTCCCCCAGCACCACGATCCGCCCCGGCGCCACCCCACTCTCCAGCAGCCCGCGATAGGCCGCAAG is part of the Pseudomonadales bacterium genome and harbors:
- a CDS encoding alpha/beta hydrolase, whose amino-acid sequence is MTRSARLQQIIDAVPADFADPAADYRRVRAMMAPFHSQPVGAELVIERREFGGVGCGQYRLPGQAGAAVAFHCHGGAFVSCPLDHYHFYGEMIARRIGCQVVIPDYRLAPEHPWPAAHDDCLAAYRGLLESGVAPGRIVVLGESCGGSLGLSMLLRARDAGLPMPAAFVSLTGWFDLSVAGPTFDERDPFLTPEWVRNRARDYLAGRLALDDPRVSPAYAALHGLPPLYLQMAQFDTVREGVLKVALAAARAGVAVTLESWPGMIHGWHGLVNSGVEEAQAAWAAIRRFCEVHVARGRHE
- a CDS encoding enoyl-CoA hydratase, with amino-acid sequence MSEPVLLVQKDGPVATVTLNRPDAMNAFSAELRVALGKAFRELKADPQILVAIVTGAGRAFCAGMDLKELSSGGADASGFDKSVEGQDMAEAIAEFDGPVIAAVNGHAITAGFELALACDFIIASTSAKFADTHARVGILPGWGLSVRLPRLIGINRAKEISFTGNTVTAAQACEWGLVNRVVQPEELLPTCMELARQMASCVPHVLKGYKKLIDDGYGMHVPAALKAEKLAGIESARQISVADIAARREGVFDRGRDQTRHAGPEQGQ